Sequence from the Corallococcus sp. EGB genome:
CGGGCCTTCGTGGTGCCGGACTCCCTGCCTGTGGACGCGCAGGACGCGCGCGTGCGGTTCATCAACGCCTGCCCCACGTCCCCCGCGACGGGCGTCAGCCTGGGCTACTTCAACGTGGCAGGGGACGGCAGCAGCCGGGGCAACACCTTCACGCCCGTCATCCCGGACGTGGCGTACGGCGCGTCCGGCGGCCCCTCGGAGGGCGTGGCCTTCCCCGCGCCGACAGGCACCGACGTGACGGGCACCTACGCGTACTACGGCGTCCGGGGCACCGTGGGCGCTTCCACCGTGAACCGGTCCGTGAAGGGACAGCCCCTCGCCCGGCCTCACCTGTTCCTGCTGATGGGGGACTGGGCGGCGGGGCCCACGTTCCGCGCCTTCAACCTGCGCTCCAACACCTGGAGCGTGCTCACGCCCCGCGGCGACGCGCTCTTCCAGCCCTGAGCCTCCCGCCTCGCGGACAGCACGACGCCCGCCTGGGAGCTCCTCCCGGGCGGGCGTCGGTGCTTCAGGGCCTGGTATGGAACGGGCGGAGGGACTACAGCACCTTCACCGGCACTTCCTTGAGCACCTGGTCGCCGCGCATGATGGTCACGGTCCACGCGCCGGCCTTGGGCAGCCGCACGCCGGTCCACTGACGGGCGCGCCAGCCCTCGCCCTTCACCTTCACGTCCTTCGTCTCGCGCACGGTGTTGCCCTGCTTCACCTGCACCGTCAGGTCCTCGATGGAGTCCCCCTGGGGCACCAGGTAGCTCTGCCACAGCATCACGTTGGTGCCCGCCTTGACGCCCTCGGGGCCCACCTCGGCGGTGCACTCGTACTTGTTGGGGCCGTCCTTGGCCACGTCCGTGCAGAGCTTGGCCTCCACCAGCACGGGGCCCTGGCCCTGGCCCTTGTAGAAGTAGTTCCAGGTGTCGCGCACCGCGTCCGCGCTGGGGGCCTTCACGGACTCCGCCGCGGGCGCCGCCGCATCCTGCGCACCCGCCACCGCCGCCACACCCAGCACCGCGCACAGCACGCTTCCGTTGATCAGGCTCTTCATGTCTTGGGGTCCCCTCTTGAATGGTGAAGGCGGCCGGCCCACGTCCGGCCCCTCGGTGTGCGTGTCTACCATGGAACATTCCACGCCATTTCCCGCGTCCCGGGAAGCCCCGGCCCCGCCGCGCCGCGCCATCCCTCATCCGAACAGGAAGAAGCCCAGCGTCACCAGCGGCAGGTACGCGAGGAAGGCCACCAGCAGGAAGCCGAGGATGTCCTTGAACTCCAAGCGGGCCACGGCCAGGAGCGGCAGCGCCCAGAAGGGCTGGATGAGGTCCGTGGCCATGTCGCCCCACGCGTACGCCAGCACCACCTTCTCCGGCGCCACGCCCAGGCGGCCGGCCGCGTCCAGCAGGTAGGGCGCTTCGATGGCCCACTTGGATCCGCCCGAGGGCACGAAGTAGTTCACCACGCCGCTGTAGAGGTACACGATGGCCGGGAAGGTCTTCTGCGTGGACAGCGACACGAAGAGCTCCCCGATGCGGTCCGTGAGCCCCGTGGCCTTGAAGATGCCGTAGATGCCCGCGTACAGCGGGAACTGGAGCACGATGCCGTGCAGCACGCTCGCGGCCTCCTCGCTCGCCTTGAGCAGCCGGGCGGGCGTGCCGTGCAGCAGCACCGCCAGCGTGAGGAAGGTGAAGTTCACCACGTTGAGGTTGAGCGCCTTCCAGCCGCCGTTGAGCCACAGGTGCCGCGCGAACCACAGGAGGCCCAGCACGCCGAAGAGGGCGTTGAGCAGCCACGCGTGGTCCAACCACTCCGCGGGGCTCGACCTCCCCTGAGGCTTCTTGGGCGGGACGAAGTCGCCCAGCTTCTCCAGCACGGCGGGCTCCACCCGCACGGTGCGCTCCGGTGATGGATGGAGCGCCCACGCCAGCGCCGTGAGCAGCGCCACCGTGGCCAGCGTGAGGCCCACGTTGAAGGGGGAGAAGAGCGTCCGGTCGATGGGGATGACCCCCAGCTGCTTCTCCAGGAAGTGGCCCGGCGTCGCCACGAGCAGCGGGGCGGAGGCGGACAGGCCCGCGTGCCACGTGGCGCCCAGCCCGAAGTAGGCGCACGCCACCAGCAGCCGGTAGTCCACGTCCGGGCGCCTGCGCGCGATGAAGCGCACCAGCATGGCGCTGGCCACCAGCGACAGGCCCCAGTTGAAGTACGCGAGCGCCATGGACACCGCCGCCATCAGCGCGGTGGCGCTCCGGGGGCTGCCGGGCAGGCTGGCGACCTTCTCCAGCAGCGCCTTCACCGGCGCGGTGAGCGCGAGCAGGTAGCCGGTGAACATCACCAGCGCCATCTGCATGGAGAAGGTGAGCAGCTCCCAGAAGCCGCCCCCCCACGCGTCCAGCACCGCGGGCGGCGCGGCGCCCACCCAGCCCAGGGCCAGCGCCATGGTGAGCAGGGTGAGCAGCACCGCGATGGCGAAGGCGCTGGGGACGAAGCGCGCGGAGAAGCGGCCCAGGCCTTCAGCGAACCGGACGAGGGTTTCCACGGTGTGAGGGCTCCAGGCGGTCAGGAGGGCCCCGGCGCGAATCTCCCAGGGCGACACCCCGGGTTTTACGGTATGAGCAGTCGGTATGTCCCCTAGCGAGCAGCACCCCCCTGTCTTCGATCGCATCGCGACGGGGGTCCCCGGGCTGGACCCCATCCTGGGCGGTGGCCTGGTGGCCTCAGGCGTCTACATCGTGGTGGGGGAGCCCGGCGCGGGGAAGACCATCTTCGCCAACCAGCTGTGCTACTCGCAGGCGCGCCAGGGCACCCGCTGCCTGTACGTGACGCTGCTGGCCGAGTCGCACTCGCGCATGCTGGCGAACCTGCGCAGCATGTCGTTCTTCGACGCCGCCCAGCTGCCCCAGCGCATCTACTACGTCAGCGGCTTCCGCATGCTGGAGGAGCAGGGGCTGCCGGGGCTGCTGGAGCTGCTGCGCCGGGAGATGCGCAACCACGGCGCGGGCATCCTGGTGCTGGACGGCCTGGTGCAGGCGCAGGAGGCCGCGGGCAGCAGCCGCGACTTCAAGAAGTTCATCCACGAGCTCCAGGTGTCCGCCGGCCTGTCGCGCTTCACCGCGCTCCTGCTCACCAGCAGCGTGGGCCCCACCGTGCACCCGGAGTACACCATGGTGGACGGCATCCTGGAGCTGCGCGAGCGCACCGCGGCCATGCGCTCCTGGCGTGAGCTGCAGGTGCGCAAGTTCCGGGGCAGCGCCAGCCTCAACGGCGCGCACCACTTCCGCATCTCCGACGCGGGCCTGGAGGTGTTCCCCCGCCTGGAGACCATGGTCAGCCGCGCGCAGCCGCCGGACTGGGGCACGCAGCGCGTGAGGTTCGGCGTGCCCACGCTGGACGCCATGATTCCGGAGGGCATCGCCGCCGCGTCCACCACGCTGGTGATGGGCCCCCCGGGCTGCGGCAAGACCATTCTTGGCGCCAGCCACCTGGCGGAGGGGCTGCGGCTGGGCGAGCCCTGCCTGATGATGAGCTTCTACGAGGGGCCGGACCGGCTGCTGCACAAGGCGGCCAACGTGGGGCTGGCGCTGGGCAGCGCGGTGAAGGACGGCCGGCTGGTGCTCCAGTGGAACATGCCCGCCGAGTGCAACCTGGACCTGGTGGCGCACGCGATGCTGGAGGACGTGCGCAGACGCGGCGTGAAGCGCCTGTTCGTGGACGGGCTGAGCGCCATGGTGGAGACCACCCACGAGCCGGCGCGCATCAGCCCTTTCTTCGCCGCGCTCACCCAGGAATTGCGACGCCACGGGGTGACCACCGTCTTCACGCTGGAGACGCCGCGCCTCTTCGGCCCGGACATGGACGTGCCCCTGGGCACGGGCCTGTCCGGCGTGGCGGAGAACCTGCTGTTCATGCGCCACCTGGAACTCAATGGCCGCCTGCGGCGGCTGCTCTCCATCTTCAAGCTGCGCGACGCGGACTATGATCCGACGCTGCGCGAGTTCCACATCACCTCCCAGGGAATCGAAATCCAGCCGCCCTTCCAGCCGGCGCCCGAGTTGCTGCTCACCGGCATCGCCCGCTTCCCGGGCAACCACTCCTGACCCCCAGAGGACCCGTGGTTCCCGCGACCGAGACCGTGCTGGTGGTGGACGACGAACAGGGCATCCTGGAGGCGCTCGCGGACCTTCTCAGGGAGGAGGGCTACCGCGTGCTCACGGCGTCCCATGGCCGCGAGGCCCTGGAGCGCATGTCGGAGGTGAAGCCGGACCTGGTGCTCACGGACTGGATGATGCCCGTGCTGGACGGCCCCGCGCTCATCGAGCGCCTCCAGCAGGACCCGGCGCTGCGCCACATCCCCGTGCTGGGCATGAGCGCGGTGGACGTCAACGGCCTCAAGCGCCTGTACCCGGGCATGGAGTTCCTCCAGAAGCCGTTCGACATCCGAGCCCTGATGAAGCTGGTGCGCAGGGCCCTGGACGCGAATCCCCGCGTCCGGGGAGGGTGAGGCGCACCACCCGCGTGCCCGGAGGGTCCGCCATGTTCCACCTGCTCAAGTTGGGTCCGGTGCCCCTCTCCATGGGCACCACCGGCGTCTATCTGCGCATCGGCGGGTCCGGCGACCCGTCCGCCCCCGTCTTCGAACAGACGGACGAGGCCGGCGTGCGCGCGCTCCTGGCCGGCGTGGAGCCGTCCCAGGTGGCGTGCGAGCCCGCCCTGGCGGACGCCGCGGAGGCGCTGGGCCTGGCCGTGGCGCCCCCGTCCACCGCGGCGCTCTCCGCCCGGGCCGCCATCGCCACCTTCCTCGCGTGGGGCCAGCTGGGCGTGTCCGGGCTGGGCAGCGACAAGGCGCTGCTCTTCGTCCAGGCCGCCACCGAGTTCTGGGACGCGCAGCCCTGGGCGCACTGGGACGACAGCCAGGCCTTCACCGTGGAGGTGACGGGCGCGCACGAGCACACCTACGAGGGCTGCGTCTTCCATCACGACGAGGACGGCCCCTCGGGCTTCGCCCTCTACCTGTCCCCCGGCTCACTGGGGCGGCTGCTGGAGCTCCAGGTGCATGGCGCCGACAAGGCGGCCCAGTCCCTGCCCGCCATCACCGTGTCGCTGGAGTCCCGCCCCGCCTACGCCGTGGAGGCGCTGTCCGCCGCCGGCCGCGTGCCCCGGCTGCCCCTGCCCGTGAAGGCCGGTCCCCAGGGGCTCTCCGTGCCCTCCAGCCTGGAGTCCCTCATCCTGGTGGCCGCCCTGCGCGCCGTGGCCCGGCTGTCCCCAGCCCAGCCAGAGGCCCTGAGCAGCATGGTGGCCGGCGACGCCCACATGGACGTCCGCGTGCGCGCCCCCGCCCCCCGGGTGCGTAACTAGTCGGAATCAGGTACCTCCTGCCGTGACGCACCCGGACCAGGCAGGCGGCCAGCCCGTGTAGAGCTGTGAACAACCGTCGTTGCCATAAAGGTTGATTCACAAAGTATCAGGGTCCATAGGTGGAGACGTGACTGACGCCGGCCTTTCACCACGGGTCCAGCGCTTCCTCACGACGCACATCGATTCCATCGAGAAGCTGGAGGTGCTCCTCCTGCTTCGCGCCCGCACGGAGCGGGCGTGGACAGCGTCGGCGGTGGCCCTGGAGCTGCGTATCACCGAAGCCTCCGCGGCCCGCCGTCTGGCGGAGCTGAAGACGGGGGGGCTGCTTCTCCAGGATGGCGCAGCGGAGGGCGCCTACCGGTTCAGTCCCGGCCGGTCGGACGACGTGCAGTCCACGGCGGAGCTGGCGGCGGCGTACGCCGCGCGCCGGGTGAGCGTGATTTCGTTCATCTTCTCACGCCCCATGGACCGGGTGAGGGGCTTCGCGGACGCGTTCGTGCTCAATAAGGACAAGGACGGCGACGACCATGGCTGAGGCGGTCTACATCCTGTGTGGGCTGACGAGCGCGGCGTGCGCGCTGCTGCTCTTGCGCGCCTGGCGGCGCACGCGGATGCGGCTGCTGCTCTACAGCGGCCTGTGCTTCACGGTCTTCACCTTGAACAACGTGCTGCTCTTCGCGGACCTGGTGCTCATCCAGACGATGGACCTGTCGTTGGCGCGCACCGTCACGTCGCTCATGGGAGCTGGCGTGTTGCTCTTTGGCCTCATCTGGGACGTGTCCTGAAGGAGGGGACACCATGTTGAAGACCCTGCTCGATGGCGCGGTGTTGATGGCGTACCTGGCGTGCGCCCTGTTCTTCCTGCGCTTCTATCTCCAGTCGAAGGACCGGCTGTTCGCGCTGTTCTCCCTGGCCTTCACGCTGATGGGCGTGCACAACCTGTTGGGCGCGCTGTTGGCGCCGACGTTGGATGCCGAGCGCATCCACTACCTGTACGTCGTGCGCCTGATGGCCTACCTGCTCATCCTGGGGGCCATCTGGGACAAGAACCGCGCGGGGCGCGGAGCCCGGTGAGATGCTGCGCCTCCTGACGGGAGGATTCCTTCATGACCACGACCTCGCTTCCCCGCTTCACCCCGCGCCGCGCGTTGGGGCGCACGGGCTTCACCGCGACGGCGGTGGGCATTGGCGACCTGGCGGACCGCACGGTGCCGCGCGCGGAGCTGGTCGCCACGCTCGCGCGGGCCTTGGACGCGGGGCTCAACGTCATCGACACGGCGCCCGGCTACGAAGACGGCTTCAGTGAGGAGGTGGTGGGCGAGGCGCTGCGCGGCCGTCGCGAGGGGGTGTTCGTCATCGACAAGGTGGACGTGCTGGACGCGCCGGTGGCGCCGCAGGTGGAGGCGTCCCTCCAGCGGCTGGGCCTGCCGTCGGTGGACCTGTTCGTGCTGCACGCGGTGAAGTCGCTGGCGCAGTGGGAGGAGCTGGCCCGGCCGGGCGGCGCGATGGAGCAGCTGGAGGCGTGCGTGGCGAAGGGGAAGGCGCGCTTCAAGGGCATCTCCTGCCACCACCCGGATGCGCTGGTGGCGGCGGTGCGGTCCGGGCGGTGCGACGTGGTGATGTTCCCGCTGGGGCCGTTCGTGGACGCGCGCTACGTGGAGCAGGTGCTGCCCCTGGCGCGGTCGCTCGGCGTGGGGGTGGTGTCCTTCAAGACGTTCGGTGCGGGCAAGCTGTTGGGGGACACGGAGGGCTACGGCCGGCCGCTCCAGGCGCGTCCGCGCGGCAAGGTCGGCTCCGGCGGCGAGGCGCGTGACACGCCCGTGCTGCCGCATCTGTCGGTGGCGGAGTGCGTGCGGTACACGCTGACGCTGGAGCCAGACGTGATGCTGATGGGGATGGGGTTCCCGAACGAACAGGACGCCGCGCTCCAGGCGGCCGCGGCCTTCCAGCCCCTGGACGCGCCGGGGATGCAGGCGGTGAGGGAGCGGGCGCACGCCGCCATCCAGGGGAAGGGGGCGGTGTGGTGGAACCCGCCTTCACCCGAGGTCACGGCGCGCTGAGTCACCGTGGGGGCCGGCGGGTTGCCTGCCGGACACTCGCCGGGCGTCCGGTGGCCGCGGAGGCTTGTGGCAGGTCCTAGAGCGTCATTATCGGAATGCCCCATTGGTGAGGCGTCATCCCCGTGACGCCCTGGCCCGCGCTCCATGCCTGAACCGTCCCTCGAGCCCTCGACCGAGCCCGTTGGCGCGCCACCGCCGCCGCCGTCCGCCGCGATGACGAATGGCGTCTCGACCGGGGAGGTCGCGGCGTCCGCTCCCCTGGCCGTCATGCGGGAGCCATCCTCGGCCCGGGAGGAGGGCCGCTTCGCCTTCCTGGCCCGCGCGGGCGAGGTGCTTGCGTCGTCGCTGGATGAGCCCACGGTGCTGCGCCAGCTGGCGGAGCTGGTGGTGCCGGAGCTGGCGGACTGGTGCGCGGTGGATGTCGTCACGCCTTCGCACAAGGTGGTCCGAAGGGCCGCGACGCACCGGGACCCGGCGCTCGTGCCAGTCGTGTATGCCATTGGCGAGCGCTGGGCCCTCCAGGAGAGCGGCTCCCGGAACATCACCCACGTGCTGCGCACCGGCGAGGCGCGCCTCATCCCGGAGGTGTCCGAGCAGGCGTTCCTGGAGGCGGCGCGGGGCAACGCGGCCCTGGAGGACACCTGGCGCCTGGGGTGCCGGTCCGTGATGGTGGTGCCGCTGGTGGCGCGCGGGCGGGTGCTGGGATGTATGTCATTGATGTCCGGCACGGCCGGCCGCTTTGGCGAACCCGACCTGGAGCTGGCGCGGGGGCTGGCCCGCAGCGCCGCGCTGTCGCTGGACAACGCGCGCCTGTATGGCGAGGCCCGTCAGGCCCAGGCGCGCACGGCGCGGCTGCAGGCGGTGACGGCGGCGCTGTCGCGAGCGGCCAGCGAGGACGCGGTGGCGCAGGTGCTGGCGCGCGAGGTGTGGGAGGCGAGCGGCGCCACGCGCGTCGCGGTGCTGGCGCTGGAGGAGGACGGCCTCGTGCGCCCGTTGCGCGTGCTGGGGGACTCCGAGGCCGCGCTGGACGTCTTCGACCGCCTGGCGAGCGGTGCCGCCCGGACGAGGACTGAGGACATCCGGCGCGAGGCGGGGTGGTTCGGCTCGCTGGAGGAGTTCATCGCGCGCCATCCGGAGGGCGCGGACTGCGCGCGCCGCCAGGGGCCGGGGGCCCGCGCGGTGGTGCCGCTGTGGGGCGAGACGCGCGTGCGCGGCCTGCTGCTGCTCGGGTGGCCGGAGCCGCGTGTCTTCCCGGACGCGGAGCGCGCGTTCCTCGAAGCACTGGCGCACCAGTGCGCACAGGCGCTGGAGCGGGCCGCGCTCTACGAGGCGCTGCGCGAGCGCACGGAACGCCTGCGGCAGGCGCTGGTGACGGGCGACATGGGGACGTGGCGCCTGGACCTGGTGCGTGGCAAGGAGCTGCGCGACGCGGCGCTCAACCACATGCTGGGCCTGCCGGCGGTGGACTCCTCGGTGCCGGTGGGGGACCTGCTGGGGCTGCTCCACCCGGAGGACCGGCCGCACGTGGAGGCGGAGTTCCACCGCTTCCAGCGCGAGGCGCCAGCCTTCTTCGAGTTGGAGTTCCGCGTGGTGCGCCGCGACGGAGGCGTGCGCTGGCTGCACAGCGTGGGGCAGTCCTTCGCCGGGCCGGACGGGAAGGTGGCGGAGCTCACCGGCGCCATGGCGGACATCACCCGGCGCAAGGAGGCCGAGGAGCGGCTGCAGCTGCTGCTGGACGCGAGCCGCGTGCTGGCGCTGCGCATGGACGACGTGGAGGAGGCGCTGCCGGAGGTGGCGCGGCTGGTGGTGGACCATGTGGCCACCGGCTGTCTGGTGGACCTGACCGCGCCGGACGGCGGCTTGCGGCGGGTGACGGCGGCCCACCGCGTGGCCACGCACGACGCGCGGCTCAAGGCGGCGCTGGAGGACATGGGCCGGGGGCCCGCGCACCCGGCGCTCCAGTGCTTCCGGACCGGCGAGCCCTGCTTCCTGTCGCGCGTGGACTTCAAGCGCTGCGACGACGTCTCCACGAGCGACGCGCACCGCGAGCTGGTGGACAGCCTGGCGCCCACGTCGGTGCTGTCGGTGCCGCTGCGCACGCGGGGCCGCATGCTGGGCGTCATCACGCTCTTCACCGCCGAGCCCCAGCGCACGCTGGTGGCCGCGGACGTGACCATGGCGGAGGAGCTGGCGCTGCGGGTGAGCGTGGCGCTGGAGAACGCGCGCCTCTTCCACGACGCCCAGTCCGCGGTGCGCCTGCGCGACGAGTTCCTCTCCGTGGCGAGCCACGAGCTGAAGACGCCGCTCACCAGCCTCATCCTCCAGCACAACCTCCTGGGCCGGGCGCTGGAGGCGGCGGGCACGCCAGGCCCCGTCACCGGGAGGCTGGGCACCGCGCAGCGGCAGGTGCTGCGGCTGACGGCCCTGGTGGACAACCTGCTGGACGTGAGCCGGCTGTCCCTGGGCAAGCTGTCGCTGGAGCGCGCGGAGGTGGACCTGTCGCAGCTCACGCGCGACGCGGTGGAGCGGCTGGAGAACGTGTTCGCGCAGGCGCGGTGTCCGGTGAAGCTGGACCTGCCGCGCACGCTGACGGGCCACTGGGACGCGCAGCGGTTGGACCAGGTGCTGGTGAACCTGCTCACCAACGCGGCGAAGTACGGCGCGGGCCACCCGGTGTCGGTGCGCGCGGGCGTGGACGCGCGCGGCGAGGCCTGGGTGGAGGTGCGCGACGAGGGCATCGGCATCGAGGCGGACGCGCTGCCGCGCCTCTTCGGCCGCTTCGAGCGCGCGGTGAGCGAGCGGCACTACGGCGGCATGGGGCTGGGGCTCTACATCAGCCGCCAGATTGTCGAGGCGCTGGGCGGCCGCATCGACGTGGACAGCCAGCCGGGGCAGGGCGCCACCTTCACGCTGCGGCTGCCCCGGAGCCTGGCCGAGGCTCAGCCCCTGCCTCCCCGCGTGTGAGGAAGGCAGGGACCCGGGCTGTCTTCAGTGCTGGGGCCCCTTGGGTGGAGGCCCTTCCTGTTCGAGCGCGCGGTACTCGTCGTCCGTGAACAGGCGTGAGCGGATGAGGAAGCGCACGCCCTCCGGGGCCTCGACGGAGAAGCCGCTGCCGCGCCCGGGCACCACGTCCACGGTGAGGTGGGTGTGGCGCCAGAGCTGGAACTGCGGGCCGGAGATGTAGAAGGGCGTGCCGACGATTTCACCCAGGTACACGTCCTCCTGTCCCACGCGGAAGTCCCCGCGCGGGAAGCACATGGGCGCGCTGCCGTCGCAGCAGCCGCCGGACTGGTGGAAGAGCAGCGGGCCGTGGAGGCCCTGCATCTTGCGAAGCAGGGCCTCGGCGGCCGGCGTGGCGTCGACGCGCGGCACGGGCATGGGCGTGGCCTAGAAGAAGCCCATGGGCTTGGGGTCGTAGCTGACGAGCATGTTCTTCGTCTGCTGGTAGTGATTGAGCATCATCTTGTGCGTCTCGCGCCCGATGCCGGACTGCTTGTAGCCGCCGAACGCCGCGTGCGCGGGGTACAGGTGGTAGCAGTTCACCCAGACGCGGCCCGCCTGGATGCCCCGGCCCATGCGGTACGCGGTGTTCGTGTCGCGCGTCCACACGCCGGCGCCCAGGCCGTAGAGCGAGTCATTGGCCAGCGCGAGCGCGTCCTCCGCGGTCTTGAACTTCGTCACCGCGACGACGGGGCCGAAGATCTCCTCCTGGAAGATGCGCATCTTGTTGTGGCCTTCGAAGATGGTGGGCTCCACGTAGAAGCCCTCCGCCAGCGCGCCGGGCAGCGCCTTGCGCCCGCCGCCGGTGAGCACCTTCGCGCCCTCCTTCTTGCCGATGTCCAGGTAGCTGAGGATCTTCTCCAGCTGGTCGTTGGACGCCTGCGCACCAATCTGCGTGGCGGTGTCCAGCGGGTTGCCCTGCACGATGCGCTTCGTGCGCTCCACGGCCTTCGCGATGAACTCGTCGTAGAAGCGCTCGGCGACGAGCGAGCGCGACGGGCAGGTGCACACCTCGCCCTGGTTGAGGGCGAACATGGCGAAGCCCTCCAGCGCCTTCTGGGCGAAGTCGTCGTCCTTGGCGAAGACGTCCTCGAAGAAGATGTTGGGGGACTTGCCGCCCAGCTCCAGGGTGACCGGGATGATGTTCTCGGAGGCGTACTGCATGATGAGGCGGCCGGTGGTCGTCTCCCCCGTGAAGGCGATTTTCGCGATGCGCTTGTTGCTGGCGAGCGGCTTGCCGGCCTCGATGCCGAAGCCGTTCACGATGTTGAGCACGCCGGGGGGGAGCAGGTCGCCCACCAGCTCCGCGAACTTGAGGATGGTGACGGGGGTCTGCTCCGCGGGCTTGAGCACCACGCAGTTGCCGGCGGCGAGCGCGGGGGCCAGCTTCCACGCGGCCATCAGCAGCGGGAAGTTCCACGGGATGATCTGCCCCACGACGCCCAGCGGCTCATTGAAGTGGTAGGCGACGGTGTTGTCGTCCAGCTGGCTGAGCGTGCCTTCCTGTCCGCGGAGGCACCCCGCGAAGTAGCGGAAGTGGTCGATGGCCAGCGGCAGGTCCGCGGCGAGCGTCTCGCGCACGGGCTTGCCGTTGTCCCACGTCTCGGAGACGGCGAGCATCTCCAGGTTCTGCTCCATGCGGTCGGCGATCTTCAGCAGGATGTTGGCCCGCTCGCCCGCGGCCGTCCGGCCCCACGCGTCCTTCGCCTTGTGCGCCGCGTCCAGCGCCTTCTCGATGTCCTCCGCCGTGGACCGCGGAATCTCGCAGAAGGGGCGGCCGGTGACGGGGCTGATGTTCTCGAAGTACTGGCCCTTCACGGGCGGGACGAACTCACCGCCGATGTAGTTGCCGTAGCGGCTCTTGTACTCGACCTTGCTGCCCTTCTGACCCGGAGCTTCATAGACCTTCGACATGGGGACTCCCTGCGTTGGTTTTGACGCACTCGTGCGGGGGTTTGACGCGGAACAGACGATAGGCAGGTGACGCTCCGCGTTATGTGCGCAGGGGAGGATGCAAATGTTTGTTAATGGTTGTTCGCTGAGTCAGGTGCCCTGAAGACATACACGGTGCGGGGGGCGCCCGTCAGCGAGTGGTTGGCTCCGGGCGAGCGAGCCATCACCCGGGCGCGATGCGGGCGGGCGTGCAGGGTGCCCTTGCTGCCGTCCTCCAGGTCTTCCACCTCAAGAGGGAGGACGGCTCGCAGGGCCCGGGGGGCATGGCATGCAATTGTTTCGAGACCGCTTCGACGCCGGGCGTGCGTTGGGCCAACGGCTTCACGTGCGGCTCGGGGGGAGGGGTGACCTGTTGGTGCTGGCGCTGCCGCGCGGCGGCGTGCCGGTGGGGTTCGAGGTCGCTCGGGCGCTGGGGGCGCCGCTGGACGTGTTCGTGGTGCGCAAGCTCGGGACGCCGGGGCACGAGGAGCTGGCCATGGGGGCGATCGCCACGGGCGGTGTGCGGGTCCTCAACGAGAGCGTCGTGCGGGGGTTGGGGATTCCCGGGTCGGCCATCACGGCGGTCGCGGAGCGCGAGGCTCGGGAGCTGGTCCGGCGGGAGAAGCTCTTCCGCGACGGCAGGCCGCCGGCGCGTGTGGAGGGGCGGACGGCCATCCTGGTGGATGACGGGTTGGCCACGGGCTCCACCATGCGGGCGGCGCTCCGGGCGCTTCGCCAGCAGGGGCCCGCGAGCATCGTGGTGGCCGTGCCGGTGGCGGCGCCGGAGACGTGCGAGTCGTTCCAGGAGGAGGCGGACGCGGTCCTCTGCGTCCACACGCCGACGCCGTTCTACGCGGTGGGCCAGTGGTACGAGGACTTCACGCAGACCACCGACGACGAGGTGCGCGAGCTGCTGGCGCGAGCGGCGCATGAAGAAGGGGCGGCCCATCATGGCTGAGCAAGGAATCACGGAGCACACGGTGCGGCTGGAGGCGGAGCCTGGCGTGTGGCTGGACGGGACGCTGAGCGTGCCGGACGCGCCCTCGGGCGTGGTGTTGTTCGCGCACGGCAGCGGCAGCAGCCGCTTCAGTCCACGCAACCGGTACGTGGCGGGCGTGT
This genomic interval carries:
- the adh gene encoding aldehyde dehydrogenase, with the protein product MSKVYEAPGQKGSKVEYKSRYGNYIGGEFVPPVKGQYFENISPVTGRPFCEIPRSTAEDIEKALDAAHKAKDAWGRTAAGERANILLKIADRMEQNLEMLAVSETWDNGKPVRETLAADLPLAIDHFRYFAGCLRGQEGTLSQLDDNTVAYHFNEPLGVVGQIIPWNFPLLMAAWKLAPALAAGNCVVLKPAEQTPVTILKFAELVGDLLPPGVLNIVNGFGIEAGKPLASNKRIAKIAFTGETTTGRLIMQYASENIIPVTLELGGKSPNIFFEDVFAKDDDFAQKALEGFAMFALNQGEVCTCPSRSLVAERFYDEFIAKAVERTKRIVQGNPLDTATQIGAQASNDQLEKILSYLDIGKKEGAKVLTGGGRKALPGALAEGFYVEPTIFEGHNKMRIFQEEIFGPVVAVTKFKTAEDALALANDSLYGLGAGVWTRDTNTAYRMGRGIQAGRVWVNCYHLYPAHAAFGGYKQSGIGRETHKMMLNHYQQTKNMLVSYDPKPMGFF
- a CDS encoding phosphoribosyltransferase, giving the protein MQLFRDRFDAGRALGQRLHVRLGGRGDLLVLALPRGGVPVGFEVARALGAPLDVFVVRKLGTPGHEELAMGAIATGGVRVLNESVVRGLGIPGSAITAVAEREARELVRREKLFRDGRPPARVEGRTAILVDDGLATGSTMRAALRALRQQGPASIVVAVPVAAPETCESFQEEADAVLCVHTPTPFYAVGQWYEDFTQTTDDEVRELLARAAHEEGAAHHG
- a CDS encoding GAF domain-containing protein is translated as MPEPSLEPSTEPVGAPPPPPSAAMTNGVSTGEVAASAPLAVMREPSSAREEGRFAFLARAGEVLASSLDEPTVLRQLAELVVPELADWCAVDVVTPSHKVVRRAATHRDPALVPVVYAIGERWALQESGSRNITHVLRTGEARLIPEVSEQAFLEAARGNAALEDTWRLGCRSVMVVPLVARGRVLGCMSLMSGTAGRFGEPDLELARGLARSAALSLDNARLYGEARQAQARTARLQAVTAALSRAASEDAVAQVLAREVWEASGATRVAVLALEEDGLVRPLRVLGDSEAALDVFDRLASGAARTRTEDIRREAGWFGSLEEFIARHPEGADCARRQGPGARAVVPLWGETRVRGLLLLGWPEPRVFPDAERAFLEALAHQCAQALERAALYEALRERTERLRQALVTGDMGTWRLDLVRGKELRDAALNHMLGLPAVDSSVPVGDLLGLLHPEDRPHVEAEFHRFQREAPAFFELEFRVVRRDGGVRWLHSVGQSFAGPDGKVAELTGAMADITRRKEAEERLQLLLDASRVLALRMDDVEEALPEVARLVVDHVATGCLVDLTAPDGGLRRVTAAHRVATHDARLKAALEDMGRGPAHPALQCFRTGEPCFLSRVDFKRCDDVSTSDAHRELVDSLAPTSVLSVPLRTRGRMLGVITLFTAEPQRTLVAADVTMAEELALRVSVALENARLFHDAQSAVRLRDEFLSVASHELKTPLTSLILQHNLLGRALEAAGTPGPVTGRLGTAQRQVLRLTALVDNLLDVSRLSLGKLSLERAEVDLSQLTRDAVERLENVFAQARCPVKLDLPRTLTGHWDAQRLDQVLVNLLTNAAKYGAGHPVSVRAGVDARGEAWVEVRDEGIGIEADALPRLFGRFERAVSERHYGGMGLGLYISRQIVEALGGRIDVDSQPGQGATFTLRLPRSLAEAQPLPPRV
- a CDS encoding DUF779 domain-containing protein: MPVPRVDATPAAEALLRKMQGLHGPLLFHQSGGCCDGSAPMCFPRGDFRVGQEDVYLGEIVGTPFYISGPQFQLWRHTHLTVDVVPGRGSGFSVEAPEGVRFLIRSRLFTDDEYRALEQEGPPPKGPQH